One region of Bacillus pumilus genomic DNA includes:
- a CDS encoding GNAT family N-acetyltransferase, whose product MRDRIKFIRAEYERDVRLVHRWMQEEYVHPFWHLNIPFPAFEKHFYQAVHDPHQTLYLGTIDGTPMSYFEAYNVKGDVIESYYQPSPHDQGIHLLIGEPDYVGKGFAAPLLQAMTAFQFEQNKRTEKVVAEPDIRNEKMIHVFEKCGFERVKPVNLPDKTGLLMFCDRERFERMYNHDAVQQAK is encoded by the coding sequence ATGAGGGATCGTATTAAGTTTATTCGCGCTGAATATGAAAGAGATGTCCGGCTTGTCCACAGGTGGATGCAAGAGGAGTATGTTCACCCATTTTGGCATTTGAATATTCCGTTCCCTGCTTTTGAAAAGCATTTTTATCAGGCGGTTCATGATCCGCATCAAACCCTTTATTTAGGCACAATTGATGGGACGCCAATGAGTTATTTTGAGGCATACAACGTCAAAGGTGATGTCATTGAATCTTACTATCAGCCTTCTCCGCATGATCAAGGAATCCATCTATTAATAGGGGAGCCGGATTATGTAGGAAAAGGTTTTGCGGCCCCGCTGCTTCAGGCCATGACAGCATTTCAATTTGAGCAGAATAAACGAACAGAAAAAGTTGTCGCTGAGCCGGATATTCGCAATGAAAAAATGATCCATGTATTTGAAAAATGCGGATTTGAACGTGTAAAACCAGTCAATTTACCCGATAAAACAGGTCTTTTAATGTTTTGTGATCGAGAACGATTCGAAAGGATGTATAACCATGACGCGGTTCAACAAGCAAAATGA
- a CDS encoding GNAT family N-acetyltransferase, translated as MTNVVQRALTLDDIPDLIALSQEVDWPDYNAEELTSLLTNGYFTGFSTADGQVISCAGLFQYDRMASIGAVIVSETHRGLGLARKMIDTLLDQCDQSIPVVLTATVQGRPVYEKIGFHTAGYITTYKAQNPNPEALRVSDDIHLSPADESHLPCIEALDEKGAGTNRSSFIKNRMNRAARRIIAQNEHHDTTGFAFGVETPANLMIGPLTANDELTALSLIRSLISSYSGPIRLDMQEETAERLHESLVEAGFTKTNKAHFMMIRGKEKLNDPALLYFLASQAFS; from the coding sequence ATGACAAACGTTGTTCAACGAGCATTAACACTCGATGACATACCAGATCTTATCGCATTGTCTCAAGAGGTAGACTGGCCTGATTACAATGCGGAAGAGCTCACATCTCTTTTAACAAATGGATATTTCACAGGTTTTTCAACAGCGGATGGACAAGTCATCTCATGTGCAGGACTTTTCCAATATGATCGAATGGCGTCAATTGGTGCTGTCATTGTATCTGAGACACATCGCGGCTTAGGTCTTGCAAGGAAAATGATTGACACCCTGCTAGATCAATGTGATCAAAGCATTCCTGTCGTTTTAACCGCTACTGTCCAAGGGCGGCCAGTTTACGAAAAAATCGGGTTTCACACGGCTGGTTACATTACGACTTACAAAGCGCAAAACCCAAACCCAGAAGCGCTTCGTGTGTCAGATGACATCCACCTGTCTCCTGCCGATGAATCGCACCTTCCGTGTATTGAAGCACTAGATGAAAAAGGCGCAGGCACAAATCGATCAAGCTTTATAAAAAACCGGATGAACCGAGCAGCACGGCGTATCATTGCACAAAATGAACATCACGACACAACTGGCTTTGCGTTTGGCGTTGAAACACCTGCCAATTTAATGATTGGTCCGCTTACAGCAAATGATGAACTTACAGCTCTCTCGCTGATTCGTTCGCTCATTTCGTCTTATTCGGGTCCGATTCGTTTAGATATGCAGGAGGAAACAGCTGAGCGCCTCCATGAATCACTTGTTGAAGCAGGTTTTACGAAAACAAACAAAGCTCATTTTATGATGATTCGCGGAAAAGAAAAGCTGAACGATCCCGCCCTTCTTTATTTCCTTGCCTCTCAAGCATTTTCGTAA
- a CDS encoding lysine N(6)-hydroxylase/L-ornithine N(5)-oxygenase family protein produces MTRFNKQNDVVDVIGIGIGPFNLGLAALSEEVNEIDALFFERSEAFHWHPGMLIEGTTLQVPFLADLVSMADVKSKYSFLNYLQEQNRLYSFYFLEDFHIPRKEYSHYCRWVADQLDSCRFGMNVESVSLIEKAGEKRYEVHVRHVKDQTVEVFESKHLVLGIGTQPAIPASLQPALGEKVFHSADYLKRKKEGCFKGKSVTVIGSGQSAAEVFYDILSDDEAKDIHWFTRSKGFFPMEYSNLGLEYFSPDYIDFFYELPQTKKDALLKQQDLLYKGISSAMIRDIYHLLYERSACGEQLNTVLQAMTEVNLIEETARGLSLSCTQWVKEDTFTHETDIVVLATGYQSVLPPFINPISHHIQWDDQGRFQVEREYRLKTNTMGENDIFVQNAELHTHGVGAPDLGLGAYRNSVIINELARQTVYPLYQKHVFQTFGTHKNVNTFEEIKG; encoded by the coding sequence ATGACGCGGTTCAACAAGCAAAATGATGTAGTGGATGTAATAGGGATCGGCATTGGCCCGTTTAACTTAGGACTTGCCGCATTATCTGAAGAGGTAAATGAAATTGACGCTTTGTTTTTTGAAAGAAGTGAAGCCTTTCATTGGCACCCAGGGATGCTCATTGAGGGGACGACACTGCAAGTTCCCTTTTTAGCGGACCTTGTCAGTATGGCAGATGTGAAAAGTAAATATAGCTTTCTTAACTATTTACAGGAACAAAATCGTTTGTATTCATTTTACTTTCTAGAAGATTTTCATATCCCGCGCAAGGAATATAGTCATTATTGCCGCTGGGTCGCAGACCAGTTAGACTCTTGCCGATTTGGCATGAACGTCGAATCTGTCTCATTGATCGAGAAAGCAGGAGAAAAGCGATATGAAGTGCATGTGCGTCATGTGAAAGACCAAACGGTAGAGGTGTTTGAAAGTAAGCATCTCGTCTTAGGGATTGGTACACAGCCGGCGATACCAGCATCGCTCCAGCCAGCTTTAGGAGAGAAAGTTTTTCATTCTGCTGACTATTTAAAACGAAAGAAAGAAGGCTGTTTCAAAGGGAAATCTGTGACAGTGATCGGCTCTGGTCAAAGTGCGGCAGAAGTGTTCTATGATATTTTATCAGATGATGAGGCGAAGGATATTCACTGGTTCACACGCTCTAAAGGATTTTTCCCAATGGAATATTCAAACCTTGGTCTTGAATATTTCTCTCCAGATTATATTGATTTCTTTTATGAGCTTCCGCAAACAAAAAAGGATGCGTTGTTAAAGCAGCAAGATTTGCTGTATAAGGGCATCAGCTCTGCAATGATCCGTGATATTTATCATTTGCTTTATGAACGTTCTGCCTGCGGAGAGCAGTTGAACACAGTGCTTCAAGCAATGACGGAGGTCAACTTGATTGAGGAAACAGCTCGCGGCTTGTCCCTTTCATGCACGCAATGGGTCAAAGAGGACACCTTTACCCACGAGACAGATATTGTCGTACTGGCGACGGGCTATCAATCGGTACTGCCCCCGTTTATCAATCCAATTTCTCATCACATTCAATGGGACGATCAAGGACGGTTCCAAGTCGAACGTGAATATCGCTTAAAAACGAATACAATGGGTGAAAATGATATTTTTGTCCAAAATGCAGAGCTTCATACACATGGGGTTGGCGCTCCAGATTTAGGACTTGGCGCTTACCGAAACAGTGTGATTATCAATGAACTTGCTCGTCAAACCGTGTATCCACTTTATCAAAAGCACGTCTTCCAGACATTTGGTACACATAAGAACGTCAACACATTTGAAGAAATCAAAGGTTAA
- a CDS encoding IucA/IucC family protein, with product MSVQDELKKAVNPAAWKKANQRMVAKMLSEYMYEDMLHPVQLDHKDGIAQYELIIHEHKKYRYLAKPRLFDSFDTIAESIECCQDGKWSKDVSAIVFLLDIQPLIPMSSDTTGHLIKELHHTLLADVHLLSKKALRADELTDTDYAWIEGEMTGHPWIVYNKGRIGFSYDDYLAYAPERQESVQLSWIAVHRDLATFHAVDHENYEQVIAKELDEVTIRQFHRVLKDEGLIAADYYLMPVHKWQWTHMIIQHFPEDLALRRIVYVGEGLDQYIPQQSIRTFTNISNKGKHHIKLPMSILNTLVYRGLPSERTVIAPRITAHIKGIADQDSFLSDVCRVILPGENASINVDHPYYSKLPGAPYQYLEMLGVIFRESIYSYLDEGETPVTLAALTYEDHEGEPYVKQLIEKSGLSAKEWMAKFFHVVMPPLLHFMYQYGTVFSPHGQNTILVLKDHQPHRLAIKDFVDDVNISDQPLPELASLGDDLKEVLRSEPPEGLVQFIFTGLFICNLRYVSNVLDNHQLLDEATLWRLLAEEIQQYQKQFPQLKDRFELFDLFQPKLTKLCLNRNRMIDYGYGDGDDRPHASEHGKVTNALAHVLSSACEK from the coding sequence ATGAGTGTACAAGATGAATTGAAAAAAGCGGTGAATCCGGCTGCTTGGAAAAAGGCAAACCAGCGAATGGTGGCAAAAATGCTGTCTGAATACATGTATGAGGATATGCTTCATCCCGTGCAGCTAGATCATAAGGATGGCATTGCTCAGTATGAATTAATCATTCACGAACATAAGAAATATCGCTATCTTGCAAAACCTCGTTTGTTTGATAGTTTTGATACAATTGCTGAATCAATCGAGTGCTGTCAAGACGGAAAATGGTCAAAGGATGTCAGTGCCATTGTGTTTTTACTAGACATTCAGCCGCTCATTCCAATGTCTTCTGACACAACAGGACACCTTATAAAAGAGCTTCATCACACCCTGTTAGCAGATGTACATTTGCTGTCGAAAAAAGCACTTCGTGCGGATGAACTGACAGATACTGATTATGCATGGATTGAAGGAGAAATGACAGGCCATCCTTGGATTGTGTATAACAAAGGACGCATTGGGTTCAGTTATGATGACTACCTAGCCTATGCACCTGAAAGGCAAGAAAGTGTGCAGCTGTCTTGGATTGCTGTTCACCGGGACCTTGCGACATTCCATGCAGTCGATCATGAAAACTATGAGCAGGTAATTGCCAAAGAGTTAGATGAAGTCACGATCCGTCAATTTCACCGCGTGCTAAAGGATGAAGGATTGATTGCAGCTGATTATTATTTGATGCCTGTTCATAAATGGCAGTGGACACATATGATTATTCAGCATTTCCCAGAAGATTTGGCGTTGCGCCGGATTGTGTATGTAGGAGAGGGACTGGATCAATATATCCCGCAGCAGTCGATCAGAACCTTTACGAACATCTCAAATAAAGGCAAGCATCATATTAAACTGCCAATGAGCATTTTAAATACACTCGTGTACCGAGGACTTCCGTCAGAACGGACAGTCATTGCCCCTCGCATTACAGCACATATTAAAGGGATCGCGGATCAAGATTCATTTTTATCTGATGTCTGCCGCGTGATATTACCTGGTGAGAATGCAAGTATTAATGTCGATCATCCTTACTATAGCAAACTGCCTGGTGCGCCGTATCAATATCTTGAAATGCTCGGTGTGATTTTTAGAGAAAGCATTTACTCGTACTTAGATGAAGGAGAGACCCCTGTTACACTTGCGGCACTCACCTATGAGGATCATGAAGGTGAGCCATATGTGAAACAGCTGATTGAAAAATCAGGTCTCTCAGCTAAAGAGTGGATGGCGAAATTTTTCCATGTGGTCATGCCGCCGCTGCTGCATTTTATGTATCAATACGGCACCGTCTTTTCACCGCACGGACAAAATACGATTCTTGTGTTAAAAGATCATCAGCCTCATCGTTTGGCGATCAAAGATTTCGTTGACGATGTGAACATTAGTGATCAGCCGCTGCCTGAATTGGCTTCTTTAGGAGACGATTTAAAAGAAGTACTGCGGAGTGAACCGCCGGAAGGCTTAGTGCAGTTTATCTTTACAGGATTGTTTATTTGTAACCTGCGTTACGTATCAAATGTGTTAGACAATCATCAGCTGTTAGATGAAGCGACACTTTGGCGCTTGCTTGCCGAAGAAATTCAGCAGTATCAAAAGCAATTCCCACAGCTGAAGGATCGTTTTGAACTATTTGATCTCTTCCAGCCGAAGCTGACAAAGCTGTGCTTAAATCGTAATCGAATGATTGATTATGGGTATGGAGATGGAGATGACCGCCCGCATGCATCAGAGCATGGAAAGGTCACAAATGCTCTCGCGCATGTGCTTTCGTCCGCCTGTGAGAAGTAA